The proteins below are encoded in one region of Borrelia duttonii Ly:
- the dnaG gene encoding DNA primase yields MEYAKIIDLIKQRVDIVNIISEHVSLVKSGAFYKGLCPFHAERTPSFTITPSQGLFYCFGCKKGGDVVKFLMDIEKLNYNDAVDSLCTKIGIEYDSATRSMGIKRKIHDKTLISEIYNLNAKLIKVFVFFLNNNQKILSYILQERRISREIVDLFNIGYLLCDVVGKSSFYDFLVSKGYSSSILSKSGLFASRREKFSILSGRLIFPIKDFKGNVVGFGGRILGKNNGSKYINLSETRVFKKRELLYGFYEGLSMIKETRSIILTEGYIDVLAFFTADIKIAVSTLGTSFSTQHLALIKRYADKILICFDDDMAGLVATFKAYQICLPFNIDVSVIRMKYGVDPADVLKNKGVSVLSNMVNDSCDAFEYLLEKYSLKYDLNKTTDLNSMVNLFINLIGLSSTNTQRDLLLSKLESKLGVKLETLRKDYYSMREKKAIASYKKNACSYEVNTYERYLLVALLKDFNYFTIIRRNINDSDLYDIDVKKIFVCFENLFDNNKSFSLFNLKELLKNKYGSISEIFFENMLRVEFEVDDEMVKQILFAIKKRKVENRILAFKEMIKNYVSIDAKAQIRELMFLNMQRENLRIYLNE; encoded by the coding sequence ATGGAATATGCTAAAATCATAGATTTAATTAAACAAAGAGTAGATATTGTTAATATAATAAGTGAACATGTTTCGTTGGTTAAATCAGGAGCTTTTTATAAAGGTCTTTGTCCTTTTCATGCTGAGAGAACACCTTCTTTTACTATAACCCCTTCTCAAGGACTTTTTTATTGTTTTGGATGCAAAAAAGGGGGAGATGTTGTTAAATTTTTAATGGATATTGAAAAACTTAATTATAATGATGCTGTTGATTCTTTGTGCACTAAAATAGGAATTGAATATGATAGTGCTACAAGAAGTATGGGAATTAAACGTAAAATTCATGATAAGACATTAATTTCAGAGATATATAATTTAAATGCTAAGTTAATTAAAGTTTTTGTATTTTTTTTAAATAATAATCAAAAAATTTTGAGTTATATTTTGCAAGAGAGGAGAATATCAAGAGAGATTGTTGATTTGTTTAATATTGGTTATTTATTATGTGATGTTGTAGGTAAGTCAAGTTTTTATGATTTTTTAGTCTCAAAAGGATATTCTAGTAGTATTTTAAGTAAGAGTGGTTTGTTTGCTAGTCGAAGGGAAAAGTTTTCAATTTTGTCTGGAAGATTAATCTTTCCAATTAAAGACTTTAAAGGAAATGTGGTAGGATTTGGAGGTAGAATTTTAGGTAAAAATAATGGCTCTAAATATATTAATTTAAGTGAAACAAGAGTTTTTAAAAAAAGAGAGTTACTTTATGGGTTTTATGAAGGCCTTTCTATGATTAAGGAAACTAGATCTATCATTTTAACGGAAGGATATATCGATGTTCTTGCATTCTTTACAGCGGATATCAAGATAGCCGTTTCTACACTTGGTACTTCTTTTTCAACACAACATCTTGCTTTAATTAAGAGATATGCCGATAAAATACTAATATGTTTTGATGATGACATGGCTGGACTTGTAGCTACTTTTAAAGCATATCAAATTTGTTTGCCTTTTAATATTGATGTAAGTGTAATTAGGATGAAATATGGAGTTGATCCTGCAGATGTTTTAAAGAATAAGGGTGTTTCTGTTTTAAGTAATATGGTTAATGATAGCTGTGATGCTTTTGAATATCTTTTAGAAAAATATTCTCTAAAATATGATTTAAATAAAACTACAGATTTAAACAGTATGGTTAATTTGTTTATAAATTTGATAGGTCTATCAAGTACTAATACACAAAGAGATCTTCTATTGTCAAAACTTGAGAGTAAATTGGGTGTTAAATTGGAAACTTTAAGAAAAGATTATTATAGTATGAGAGAAAAGAAAGCAATTGCTAGCTATAAGAAGAATGCATGTTCTTATGAGGTAAATACCTATGAGAGATATTTATTGGTTGCCTTATTGAAAGACTTTAATTATTTTACTATAATAAGGCGTAATATTAATGATAGTGACTTGTATGATATTGATGTAAAAAAAATTTTTGTATGTTTTGAAAATTTGTTTGATAATAATAAGAGTTTTTCATTGTTTAATTTAAAAGAATTATTAAAAAATAAATATGGTAGTATTAGTGAAATTTTTTTTGAAAATATGTTACGAGTAGAGTTTGAAGTGGATGATGAGATGGTTAAGCAAATTTTGTTTGCAATTAAAAAGAGAAAAGTAGAAAATAGAATTTTGGCATTTAAAGAGATGATCAAAAATTATGTTTCGATAGATGCTAAAGCCCAGATAAGAGAATTGATGTTTTTAAATATGCAAAGAGAAAATCTGAGGATATATTTAAATGAATAG